One window of Clarias gariepinus isolate MV-2021 ecotype Netherlands chromosome 21, CGAR_prim_01v2, whole genome shotgun sequence genomic DNA carries:
- the inpp5jb gene encoding phosphatidylinositol 4,5-bisphosphate 5-phosphatase A isoform X2: protein MEQHSQKNPDVQSSSEELKATTEASILVQGSEKCSSAPSRPSTAPARPKRPQRTSRVESTDILQPEDPECPEFDQEKVDSFALNKASQPSGPAQQLRDDLPCSPSSLTGQVPQVTRSQISKRTVSLPQAPSYKPPVTDPTVLPQRAFSVAGTADTKPQTDEDFRVHIITWNVGSAVPPDDITSLLGLNVGGGNTDMYIVGLQEVNSMINKRLKDVLFTDQWSEVCMDTLSRFGYVLVTSQRMQGVLLLVFAKYYHLPFIRGIQTENTRTGLGGIWGNKGGVSARMSVFGHALCFLNCHLPAHMENTEKRMDDFESILQQQQFEGQAAMGVLDHDVVFWFGDLNFRIEDLEMHMVKAAIDNNKLSILWEKDQLNMAKDTETVLEGFQEGPLKFPPTYKFDVGTNTYDTSGKKRKPAWTDRILWRMRPMAPATNVSKRSSMSGLTSGTRVTQHFYRSHMEYTVSDHKPVSSIFTLQFPYKVDMSLVTLIVEDEWREVTDAVAKFKVAPNYSRSSWDWIGLYKVGFKHHKDYVAYTWAKQEESDYLRQEHNVSFAEEELPKEPGDYILGYYSNNMNSIVGVTEPFQIQLPSPSTAGLSASDSSDFSSEDEVKKGSSGSSSRSATPTGQEGNSHKPHSRHDSSHSTSSSKGGSPVKTRDSSADRDSGKNSGKPKMP, encoded by the exons ATGGAGCAGCACAGCCAGAAAAATCCTGACGTCCAGTCATCTTCAGAAGAACTGAAAGCAACTACAGAGGCCTCCATTCTTGTTCAAGGCTCAGAGAAATGTTCTTCTGCACCAAGCAGACCATCTACAGCTCCGGCTCGCCCAAAGAGGCCTCAGAGAACCTCCCGGGTCGAATCCACTGACATCTTACAGCCTGAGGACCCAGAGTGTCCTGAATTCGACCAGGAGAAAGTTGACTCTTTTGCTCTTAACAAGGCCAGTCAACCATCAGGTCCAGCCCAGCAGCTCCGTGATGACCTCCCCTGTAGCCCATCTTCTTTGACTGGACAGGTCCCACAGGTCACGAGGAGCCAGATCTCCAAGAGAACAGTCTCGCTTCCTCAGGCCCCATCCTATAAACCACCTGTCACAGATCCCACTGTTCTCCCTCAGAGGGCGTTCTCTGTAGCTGGCACAGCTGATACAAAGCCTCAGACTGATGAGGATTTCAG AGTGCACATAATCACATGGAACGTGGGCTCAGCCGTGCCCCCAGATGACATCACTTCCTTGTTGGGGCTAAATGTAGGCGGGGGAAATACGGACATGTATATTGTAGG ATTACAGGAAGTGAACTCCATGATCAATAAACGCCTGAAGGATGTCCTTTTCACAGACCAGTGGAGTGAAGTCTGCATGGACACACTCAGTCGCTTTGGATACGTGTTG GTGACATCACAGAGAATGCAGGGTGTACTGCTGCTGGTTTTTGCAAAGTACTACCACTTGCCTTTTATCAGAGGCATACAGACGGAGAACACACGCACTGGTCTGGGAGGAATATGG GGAAATAAGGGTGGAGTAAGTGCTCGGATGAGTGTGTTCGGACACGCACTATGCTTCCTGAACTGCCACCTGCCGGCTCACATGGAGAACACAGAGAAGCGCATGGATGATTTTGAGAGCATTTTGCAGCAGCAACAGTTTGAAGGTCAAGCTGCCATGGGAGTCCTGGATCATGA TGTTGTTTTCTGGTTTGGGGATCTAAACTTCCGTATAGAAGACTTGGAGATGCACATGGTTAAGGCAGCTATTGATAATAACAAACTTTCCATTCTGTGGGAAAAAGACCAG tTGAACATGGCCAAAGACACAGAGACTGTACTTGAAGGCTTCCAAGAAGGACCTCTGAAATTCCCTCCTACCTATAAGTTTGATGTGGGAACTAACACATATGATACCAG TGGGAAGAAGCGTAAGCCAGCATGGACTGATCGCATTCTTTGGCGTATGAGGCCAATGGCTCCAGCAACCAATGTGTCCAAGCGTAGCTCAATGTCAGGCCTCACCAGTGGCACTCGGGTCACACAGCACTTTTACCGCAGTCACATGGAGTACACTGTTAGTGACCACAAGCCGGTCTCCTCCATATTCACCCTGCAG TTTCCGTATAAGGTGGATATGTCATTGGTAACGCTCATTGTAGAAGATGAATGGAGGGAAGTGACTGATGCTGTGGCGAAATTTAAGGTGGCACCCAATTACTCCAGAAGTTCCTGGGACTGGATTGGACTTTATAAG GTTGGATTCAAACATCATAAAGACTATGTAGCTTACACTTGGGCTAAACAGGAAGAGTCAGATTACCTGAGACAGGAGCACAAT GTTTCCTTTGCAGAGGAGGAGTTACCAAAAGAGCCTGGTGACTATATTTTGGGTTACTATAGCAACAATATGAACTCCATTGTGGGTGTTACTGAGCCCTTCCAG ATTCAGTTGCCATCACCCAGCACGGCTGGTCTCAGTGCCTCTGACAGCTCAGATTTTAGCTCTGAGGATGaggtcaagaagggcagcagtGGCAGCAGTAGTCGCAGCGCCACACCCACTGGGCAAGAAGGAAACTCCCACAAACCCCATTCCAGACACGACTCATCACATTCCACTTCCAGTTCTAAGGGTGGCAGCCCTGTTAAAACAAGGGACTCCTCTGCTGATCGAGACTCAGGGAAAAACAGTGGAAAGCCAAAAATGCCTTGA
- the inpp5jb gene encoding phosphatidylinositol 4,5-bisphosphate 5-phosphatase A isoform X1 — protein sequence MSGAVSSPLHLLYKDTSCPADVPSDSVMEQHSQKNPDVQSSSEELKATTEASILVQGSEKCSSAPSRPSTAPARPKRPQRTSRVESTDILQPEDPECPEFDQEKVDSFALNKASQPSGPAQQLRDDLPCSPSSLTGQVPQVTRSQISKRTVSLPQAPSYKPPVTDPTVLPQRAFSVAGTADTKPQTDEDFRVHIITWNVGSAVPPDDITSLLGLNVGGGNTDMYIVGLQEVNSMINKRLKDVLFTDQWSEVCMDTLSRFGYVLVTSQRMQGVLLLVFAKYYHLPFIRGIQTENTRTGLGGIWGNKGGVSARMSVFGHALCFLNCHLPAHMENTEKRMDDFESILQQQQFEGQAAMGVLDHDVVFWFGDLNFRIEDLEMHMVKAAIDNNKLSILWEKDQLNMAKDTETVLEGFQEGPLKFPPTYKFDVGTNTYDTSGKKRKPAWTDRILWRMRPMAPATNVSKRSSMSGLTSGTRVTQHFYRSHMEYTVSDHKPVSSIFTLQFPYKVDMSLVTLIVEDEWREVTDAVAKFKVAPNYSRSSWDWIGLYKVGFKHHKDYVAYTWAKQEESDYLRQEHNVSFAEEELPKEPGDYILGYYSNNMNSIVGVTEPFQIQLPSPSTAGLSASDSSDFSSEDEVKKGSSGSSSRSATPTGQEGNSHKPHSRHDSSHSTSSSKGGSPVKTRDSSADRDSGKNSGKPKMP from the exons ATGAGCGGAGCGGTATCTTCTCCCTTGCACCTGCTCTATAAGGATACATCCTGCCCTGCGGACGTGCCATCGGACAGCGT AATGGAGCAGCACAGCCAGAAAAATCCTGACGTCCAGTCATCTTCAGAAGAACTGAAAGCAACTACAGAGGCCTCCATTCTTGTTCAAGGCTCAGAGAAATGTTCTTCTGCACCAAGCAGACCATCTACAGCTCCGGCTCGCCCAAAGAGGCCTCAGAGAACCTCCCGGGTCGAATCCACTGACATCTTACAGCCTGAGGACCCAGAGTGTCCTGAATTCGACCAGGAGAAAGTTGACTCTTTTGCTCTTAACAAGGCCAGTCAACCATCAGGTCCAGCCCAGCAGCTCCGTGATGACCTCCCCTGTAGCCCATCTTCTTTGACTGGACAGGTCCCACAGGTCACGAGGAGCCAGATCTCCAAGAGAACAGTCTCGCTTCCTCAGGCCCCATCCTATAAACCACCTGTCACAGATCCCACTGTTCTCCCTCAGAGGGCGTTCTCTGTAGCTGGCACAGCTGATACAAAGCCTCAGACTGATGAGGATTTCAG AGTGCACATAATCACATGGAACGTGGGCTCAGCCGTGCCCCCAGATGACATCACTTCCTTGTTGGGGCTAAATGTAGGCGGGGGAAATACGGACATGTATATTGTAGG ATTACAGGAAGTGAACTCCATGATCAATAAACGCCTGAAGGATGTCCTTTTCACAGACCAGTGGAGTGAAGTCTGCATGGACACACTCAGTCGCTTTGGATACGTGTTG GTGACATCACAGAGAATGCAGGGTGTACTGCTGCTGGTTTTTGCAAAGTACTACCACTTGCCTTTTATCAGAGGCATACAGACGGAGAACACACGCACTGGTCTGGGAGGAATATGG GGAAATAAGGGTGGAGTAAGTGCTCGGATGAGTGTGTTCGGACACGCACTATGCTTCCTGAACTGCCACCTGCCGGCTCACATGGAGAACACAGAGAAGCGCATGGATGATTTTGAGAGCATTTTGCAGCAGCAACAGTTTGAAGGTCAAGCTGCCATGGGAGTCCTGGATCATGA TGTTGTTTTCTGGTTTGGGGATCTAAACTTCCGTATAGAAGACTTGGAGATGCACATGGTTAAGGCAGCTATTGATAATAACAAACTTTCCATTCTGTGGGAAAAAGACCAG tTGAACATGGCCAAAGACACAGAGACTGTACTTGAAGGCTTCCAAGAAGGACCTCTGAAATTCCCTCCTACCTATAAGTTTGATGTGGGAACTAACACATATGATACCAG TGGGAAGAAGCGTAAGCCAGCATGGACTGATCGCATTCTTTGGCGTATGAGGCCAATGGCTCCAGCAACCAATGTGTCCAAGCGTAGCTCAATGTCAGGCCTCACCAGTGGCACTCGGGTCACACAGCACTTTTACCGCAGTCACATGGAGTACACTGTTAGTGACCACAAGCCGGTCTCCTCCATATTCACCCTGCAG TTTCCGTATAAGGTGGATATGTCATTGGTAACGCTCATTGTAGAAGATGAATGGAGGGAAGTGACTGATGCTGTGGCGAAATTTAAGGTGGCACCCAATTACTCCAGAAGTTCCTGGGACTGGATTGGACTTTATAAG GTTGGATTCAAACATCATAAAGACTATGTAGCTTACACTTGGGCTAAACAGGAAGAGTCAGATTACCTGAGACAGGAGCACAAT GTTTCCTTTGCAGAGGAGGAGTTACCAAAAGAGCCTGGTGACTATATTTTGGGTTACTATAGCAACAATATGAACTCCATTGTGGGTGTTACTGAGCCCTTCCAG ATTCAGTTGCCATCACCCAGCACGGCTGGTCTCAGTGCCTCTGACAGCTCAGATTTTAGCTCTGAGGATGaggtcaagaagggcagcagtGGCAGCAGTAGTCGCAGCGCCACACCCACTGGGCAAGAAGGAAACTCCCACAAACCCCATTCCAGACACGACTCATCACATTCCACTTCCAGTTCTAAGGGTGGCAGCCCTGTTAAAACAAGGGACTCCTCTGCTGATCGAGACTCAGGGAAAAACAGTGGAAAGCCAAAAATGCCTTGA